One window from the genome of Paenibacillus azoreducens encodes:
- a CDS encoding PfkB family carbohydrate kinase yields MSLAIYGEIGIDFLLESNTKITHRIGGAGLYASVTAAKQGAEVDLLTVYGPEIEKYSIDFWGTMGVSTKQSLYLENYSVPRYIVTGYKAFEHKISTPMTDLKIGINYSPSLNNVCQGLLLFPVDHSFPESLCEQAFEIGLPIFLDPKPNEKSIRQARNILKYTTALLVNEEEALLLSETTNINEAIETLKNKGPKYIIIKQGHRGCILAYGNKIIEVPAYKSNVICTLGSGDAFGGALAATFLETGDIEYSVQIANCVAANFIENLDIETVIDKAGVEKDIHLREKFVVDHVPSRKIYLAGPFFSDQEIQWVKHVSDRLENAKFTVLSPSRENGFISKSMSFEQREKIFQLDIELLNSCDIVVALLDHDDAGTCFEIGYAFEKGIPVYGFKTSQTDLNNMIQFGCKEITGNIEELIRTLYGQR; encoded by the coding sequence TTGAGTCTCGCTATATATGGAGAAATTGGGATAGATTTCTTGCTCGAAAGTAATACTAAAATAACTCATAGAATTGGTGGAGCTGGTCTGTATGCATCTGTTACTGCGGCTAAGCAGGGGGCTGAAGTAGATTTACTTACTGTTTATGGCCCGGAAATTGAAAAGTACAGCATAGATTTTTGGGGAACTATGGGTGTTTCAACAAAGCAATCACTGTATTTAGAAAATTACAGCGTGCCCCGATATATAGTAACTGGTTATAAAGCATTTGAACATAAAATTAGTACCCCAATGACTGACTTGAAAATTGGAATCAATTATAGCCCTTCTTTAAACAATGTATGTCAGGGGTTATTACTTTTTCCGGTAGATCACTCTTTCCCCGAGTCTTTGTGTGAGCAAGCATTTGAAATAGGACTTCCAATTTTCTTAGATCCGAAGCCTAACGAAAAATCTATTAGACAGGCTAGAAATATTCTCAAATATACCACTGCACTTTTAGTTAATGAAGAAGAAGCTTTATTGTTATCAGAAACTACAAATATTAATGAAGCCATTGAAACACTAAAAAACAAGGGACCTAAATATATCATTATAAAACAAGGTCATAGGGGTTGTATTTTGGCCTATGGTAACAAAATAATTGAGGTTCCTGCTTATAAAAGTAATGTTATCTGTACTCTGGGTTCAGGAGATGCTTTCGGAGGTGCTCTTGCAGCAACATTTTTAGAAACAGGAGATATTGAGTATAGTGTTCAGATTGCGAACTGTGTTGCTGCAAACTTTATTGAAAATCTTGATATTGAAACAGTTATTGATAAGGCTGGTGTAGAAAAAGATATTCATTTGCGTGAGAAGTTTGTTGTCGATCATGTCCCATCTAGAAAGATATATTTGGCAGGCCCTTTCTTTAGTGACCAAGAAATTCAATGGGTAAAGCATGTTAGTGATAGATTGGAAAATGCAAAATTTACCGTTCTGTCTCCTTCAAGAGAGAACGGATTTATTTCTAAGAGTATGTCATTTGAACAAAGGGAGAAAATTTTTCAATTAGATATAGAACTCTTAAATTCATGTGACATTGTAGTTGCGTTACTGGATCATGACGACGCAGGAACATGTTTTGAAATTGGCTATGCGTTTGAAAAAGGAATACCCGTATATGGCTTCAAAACGTCTCAAACCGATCTGAATAATATGATTCAATTTGGATGTAAAGAAATAACCGGAAATATTGAAGAGTTAATAAGGACATTATATGGACAAAGGTAG
- a CDS encoding 7-cyano-7-deazaguanine synthase, which translates to MDKGRVVLLFSGGIDSTVLYHWLINADYDVFPIHINYGQRTYLGEMNAIREIAKDFEKLNRPPLYIDVPGLRQVGSGSLVGEIKTNNYSLDEWFREEFFPNRNMILISIAASYAYKLNISNLAIGVVGENSYNDTRSSFIKSIASTLSESLSLFEIIAPFVDKSREIVINEARRLKVPIEKTFSCNCLGERHCLLCSSCLDRQHALELLGKQNEF; encoded by the coding sequence ATGGACAAAGGTAGAGTTGTGTTACTGTTCTCTGGCGGGATTGATTCAACCGTTCTTTATCATTGGCTAATTAATGCTGACTATGATGTTTTCCCTATTCATATTAACTACGGCCAAAGAACATACTTGGGTGAGATGAATGCCATAAGAGAAATAGCCAAAGATTTTGAAAAGCTAAACAGACCGCCATTATATATAGATGTTCCAGGTCTTAGACAAGTAGGCTCGGGTTCACTTGTCGGTGAAATTAAAACAAATAACTATTCATTAGATGAATGGTTTCGAGAAGAGTTTTTTCCAAACAGAAATATGATTCTTATTTCTATAGCAGCCTCTTACGCTTATAAATTGAATATCAGCAACCTAGCTATTGGAGTGGTAGGAGAAAACTCTTATAACGATACAAGAAGTTCCTTTATCAAGAGTATTGCTTCTACATTGTCTGAATCGTTATCACTTTTCGAAATAATTGCACCATTTGTTGATAAAAGCCGAGAAATTGTAATAAACGAAGCTAGAAGATTGAAGGTTCCAATAGAAAAAACATTTTCTTGTAATTGTCTAGGAGAACGACATTGTTTGTTGTGCAGTAGTTGTTTGGACAGACAGCACGCCCTGGAATTACTAGGAAAGCAAAATGAATTTTAA